A region from the Beduinella massiliensis genome encodes:
- a CDS encoding PIG-L family deacetylase encodes MQRSIRRAAGLLCLLLALPAATFADGTTFAQVRGNDWVRLRNGPGEEYDCVATMPGGTDVRVLEEADGWALIESRRGVTYIKSSQIEKREEKPEAAETIPAKEARRVCVQDFKAPAMIRGKAGVRLGGTILADGPILEVEAEVYDERLLYVERIVRLRYDAGQGVQKVDLASLYIPFSELTPGEKTLTIYARHAGGREAVAEAPFTVLGQAAEPTHITAWCEVETAQGNVEALLDDRPRTVWTPLDETDVVTVRLPEGVTAGGISVEWMAPTGGARLTCRDAEGNVLEELSADGRYVNEWFDLDERTREVTLRSGDGTPVSKLRVYEKGRVPSVVQRWQPLAEKVDLMVFSAHQDDELIFFGGTIPFYADAGKEVAVVYMADCGRTRYEEALAGLWASGLKKHPLFLGLTDKRAKTFQIAQELWDGEQALQKTVEVLRRYRPEVVVTHDVKGEYGHNQHKYTQSLVSRAVELAADPEAYPDSARQYGAYQVKKLYIHLLKEGEVVMDWTKPLASQGGRSAIEMATIGYDKHVSQQGYYSMGTGNRYDNRAYGLRMSTVGPDVRKDDFFENL; translated from the coding sequence ATGCAAAGATCGATAAGGAGGGCGGCAGGCCTTTTGTGTCTGCTGCTCGCGCTTCCGGCGGCAACTTTTGCGGATGGAACGACCTTTGCGCAGGTGCGCGGAAACGACTGGGTGCGGCTTCGCAACGGCCCGGGGGAGGAATACGACTGCGTCGCCACCATGCCCGGCGGGACGGACGTACGGGTGCTTGAGGAAGCGGACGGCTGGGCGCTGATCGAAAGCAGACGCGGCGTCACGTACATCAAGAGCAGCCAGATTGAAAAGCGCGAGGAGAAGCCAGAAGCAGCGGAAACGATCCCAGCAAAAGAGGCGCGCAGGGTTTGTGTGCAGGATTTTAAGGCCCCGGCCATGATCCGCGGAAAGGCGGGCGTAAGGCTCGGCGGAACCATTCTGGCAGACGGCCCGATCCTCGAGGTGGAGGCGGAGGTATACGACGAACGGCTCCTCTACGTGGAACGCATCGTCCGCTTGCGCTATGACGCCGGACAGGGCGTGCAGAAGGTCGACCTCGCTTCGCTGTACATCCCCTTCAGCGAGCTGACGCCCGGCGAAAAGACGCTGACGATCTACGCGCGGCACGCAGGCGGGCGCGAGGCCGTGGCCGAAGCCCCTTTTACCGTGCTGGGCCAGGCGGCGGAGCCTACGCACATCACCGCATGGTGCGAGGTGGAGACGGCGCAGGGGAATGTGGAGGCGCTGCTGGACGACCGGCCGCGCACGGTCTGGACGCCCCTGGACGAAACGGATGTGGTCACCGTACGGCTGCCGGAAGGCGTGACGGCTGGCGGCATTTCGGTTGAATGGATGGCTCCAACCGGCGGCGCACGCCTCACCTGCCGGGACGCGGAAGGGAACGTGCTCGAAGAATTGAGCGCGGATGGGCGCTACGTCAACGAGTGGTTCGACCTGGACGAACGCACGCGGGAGGTGACCCTGCGAAGCGGAGACGGAACGCCCGTTTCAAAGCTTCGCGTCTATGAAAAGGGCCGCGTCCCCAGCGTGGTGCAGCGCTGGCAGCCGCTCGCGGAAAAGGTGGATCTGATGGTTTTTTCCGCGCATCAGGACGACGAACTGATCTTTTTTGGCGGCACGATTCCCTTTTATGCGGATGCGGGCAAGGAGGTTGCCGTCGTCTACATGGCGGATTGCGGGCGCACGCGCTATGAGGAGGCGCTCGCGGGACTGTGGGCGAGCGGGCTGAAAAAACATCCCCTCTTTCTGGGGCTTACGGACAAGCGGGCGAAGACGTTTCAGATCGCGCAGGAGCTTTGGGACGGCGAACAGGCGCTTCAAAAGACGGTGGAAGTTCTGCGCCGCTATCGTCCGGAGGTGGTCGTAACGCACGACGTCAAAGGCGAATACGGCCACAACCAGCACAAGTACACGCAAAGCCTCGTCTCCCGCGCCGTCGAGCTGGCGGCCGATCCGGAAGCTTACCCGGATTCCGCACGGCAATACGGCGCGTACCAGGTGAAAAAGCTGTACATTCACCTTTTGAAGGAGGGCGAGGTCGTCATGGACTGGACGAAGCCGCTCGCCTCGCAGGGGGGACGTTCGGCTATCGAGATGGCGACCATTGGCTACGACAAGCACGTTTCCCAGCAGGGCTATTACAGCATGGGGACGGGCAACCGTTACGACAACCGTGCATATGGCCTTCGCATGAGCACGGTCGGTCCGGATGTGCGAAAGGACGACTTCTTTGAAAACCTTTGA
- a CDS encoding APH(3') family aminoglycoside O-phosphotransferase codes for MKTFDAVCGGGMRLPGRLAPYLQDAPYQEDETGRSDSRVLLFPDKVLKIERSGAESDNERAMYAFLQDKLPVPRVYESFCEDGVNYLLLERVAGEMACFETRLMEPARTVHLLAEGIKRLWQVETANCPADQRLSEKLLRARARLEAGLVDPADTEPGTLKRFGSLQALYRYLDENRPPEDLVFSHGDYCLPNVFLKADAVAGFIDLGRSGVADRFQDIALCVRSMAYNFGTARYTDQLFEELSVARDDAKIDYYILLDELF; via the coding sequence TTGAAAACCTTTGATGCGGTTTGCGGCGGCGGGATGCGGCTGCCTGGGCGGCTGGCGCCCTACTTACAGGATGCGCCTTATCAGGAAGACGAAACGGGGCGCTCCGATTCGCGCGTGCTGCTCTTTCCGGACAAGGTGCTTAAAATCGAACGCAGCGGCGCGGAGTCCGACAATGAGCGTGCGATGTACGCCTTTTTACAAGATAAATTGCCCGTGCCGCGGGTCTACGAAAGCTTTTGCGAGGACGGCGTGAATTACCTGCTGCTGGAACGGGTGGCAGGCGAAATGGCCTGCTTTGAGACGAGGCTGATGGAACCTGCACGAACCGTTCACCTGCTGGCAGAAGGGATAAAGCGGCTCTGGCAGGTGGAAACGGCGAATTGCCCGGCGGATCAGCGCCTTTCTGAAAAGCTGCTCCGCGCCAGGGCCCGGCTGGAAGCGGGCCTCGTCGACCCCGCGGATACGGAGCCGGGGACGCTCAAAAGATTTGGCTCCCTTCAGGCGCTGTACCGGTATCTGGACGAGAACCGCCCGCCAGAGGATCTCGTGTTTTCCCATGGGGATTATTGCCTGCCCAACGTCTTTTTGAAGGCGGACGCGGTCGCGGGGTTCATCGATCTGGGACGAAGCGGCGTCGCAGATCGGTTTCAGGACATCGCGCTGTGCGTGCGTTCTATGGCGTATAACTTCGGCACCGCCCGCTATACGGATCAGCTGTTTGAAGAGCTGAGCGTCGCGCGCGACGACGCCAAGATCGATTACTATATCCTGCTCGACGAGCTGTTTTAG
- a CDS encoding Hpt domain-containing protein: MPKIKREREFGMEMIDLLPREIVDSAAVRQRFGDALGLWEKYVFRFNAESQTYALLREAICQGEVKRIEEEAHSLKGLAGMLGFSRVYEASAQLVADCRTGRHDSLASDWSALEEAYQALAQAIEKLAERRRE, translated from the coding sequence GTGCCGAAAATCAAAAGAGAAAGAGAGTTTGGCATGGAGATGATCGACCTTTTGCCGCGGGAAATTGTCGACAGCGCCGCGGTCCGGCAGCGCTTCGGGGATGCGCTCGGTCTATGGGAGAAGTACGTGTTCCGCTTTAATGCGGAAAGCCAGACTTACGCGTTGCTGAGAGAAGCGATCTGTCAGGGCGAGGTGAAGCGCATCGAAGAGGAGGCGCATTCGCTCAAGGGGCTTGCGGGAATGCTGGGCTTCTCGCGCGTTTATGAGGCGAGCGCGCAGCTGGTGGCGGATTGCCGCACTGGGCGGCACGATTCGCTCGCGTCGGACTGGTCTGCGCTGGAGGAAGCGTATCAGGCGCTGGCCCAAGCAATCGAGAAGCTGGCGGAGCGCCGGAGAGAATAA
- a CDS encoding aldo/keto reductase: MNYRNLGATGLRVSEIGLGCEGMMEEGCSMTKKLLDAAQAAGVNYFDLYSSNPDLHEALGEALLGRRDSFIVQAHLCSVWQDGQYKRTRNLPEVKAAFEGLLKRLRTDFIDVGMIHYVDSMDDWRIVADGPVMEYAKSLKDAGRIGHIGLSSHNPAVALEAVKSGLIEVLMFSVNPCYDLLPASEDIDVLFDKDSYAGDLINIDPQREELYAACQRLGVGITVMKPFGGGDLLSDKLSPAGKSLTVSQCIHYALTRPGVSTVLAGAHSVEQLLDSLHYEDASEAERDYAAALAAMPRVSWQGHCMYCGHCAPCPEGIDIAMVTKFLNLCRAQGEIPETVREHYAALARHAGNCIACGICERRCPFGVNVRENMQEAKRLFGR, translated from the coding sequence ATGAACTACCGAAATTTGGGCGCAACCGGCCTGCGCGTCAGCGAGATCGGCCTGGGCTGCGAGGGCATGATGGAAGAGGGCTGCTCGATGACGAAGAAGCTGCTCGACGCGGCGCAGGCGGCGGGCGTCAACTACTTCGATCTGTACAGCTCCAACCCGGACCTGCATGAAGCGCTGGGCGAGGCGCTTTTGGGCAGACGGGACAGTTTTATCGTACAGGCGCACCTCTGCTCCGTCTGGCAGGACGGCCAATACAAGCGCACGCGGAACCTGCCCGAGGTGAAAGCCGCCTTCGAGGGGCTTCTGAAGCGTCTGCGCACGGATTTTATCGACGTGGGCATGATCCACTACGTCGATTCGATGGACGACTGGCGCATCGTCGCGGACGGGCCCGTGATGGAATACGCAAAGTCGCTCAAAGACGCCGGGCGCATCGGACACATCGGGCTCAGCAGTCATAACCCGGCGGTCGCGCTCGAAGCGGTGAAGAGCGGGCTGATCGAAGTGCTCATGTTCAGCGTCAACCCCTGCTATGACCTGCTGCCCGCCAGCGAGGACATCGACGTCCTGTTTGACAAGGATAGCTACGCAGGGGACCTCATCAATATCGACCCGCAGCGCGAGGAGCTTTACGCGGCCTGCCAGCGCCTGGGCGTCGGCATCACGGTGATGAAGCCCTTCGGCGGCGGCGACCTTCTGAGCGACAAGCTCTCCCCCGCCGGCAAGTCGCTCACGGTCAGCCAGTGCATCCATTACGCCCTGACCCGCCCGGGGGTGAGCACTGTGCTCGCAGGCGCGCACAGCGTAGAGCAGCTTCTGGACAGTCTTCACTACGAGGACGCCTCTGAGGCGGAACGCGATTATGCCGCCGCGCTCGCCGCCATGCCCAGGGTCAGCTGGCAGGGGCACTGCATGTACTGCGGCCACTGTGCGCCCTGCCCCGAAGGGATCGACATCGCCATGGTCACGAAGTTCCTGAATCTCTGCCGTGCGCAGGGCGAAATACCGGAGACGGTGCGCGAGCACTACGCGGCCCTGGCGCGCCATGCGGGCAACTGCATCGCCTGCGGCATCTGCGAGCGCCGCTGCCCCTTCGGCGTAAACGTGCGCGAAAACATGCAGGAGGCGAAGCGCCTTTTCGGGCGCTAA
- a CDS encoding nucleoid-associated protein — MIRSAQLFVFDDSPLSPIMPGAPIEMTENVAEYCLSLYRKIETSELSKQTELEEESDVVEPAAMLVRDYTHANVTSLMTRLIERARRAEMLLQGFDMLVFLFEDAQELAVCVCYLPYRSAQVHAVSSGDAGLACSLVKNRYVLPGAASKFFAGAIMDCGTMKLRVKDALVETASGKQKLFEEVLFGCRRALSQVEAIEAIKEIACEVAGEEAAPKRQEAVHKAIADSIEQSGTVDVRFIADQVYADDGERCERFHEQIYQSGVEPVIEIESNRLKNAFERVKLSTDNGITITMSRKIAEDQQSFRVVNHPDGSISIELLNIQSLRTM; from the coding sequence ATGATCAGGAGCGCACAGCTCTTCGTCTTCGACGACAGCCCCCTGTCGCCGATCATGCCGGGCGCGCCGATCGAGATGACGGAAAACGTGGCGGAATACTGCCTTTCGTTATATCGGAAGATCGAGACCTCGGAGCTGAGCAAGCAGACGGAGCTGGAGGAGGAAAGCGACGTCGTGGAACCTGCGGCGATGCTCGTTCGCGATTACACGCACGCGAACGTAACCAGCCTGATGACGCGCCTGATCGAGCGGGCGCGCCGGGCGGAAATGCTGCTGCAGGGCTTCGACATGCTGGTGTTCCTATTTGAGGACGCGCAGGAACTCGCCGTATGCGTCTGTTACCTGCCGTACAGGAGCGCGCAGGTGCACGCGGTCTCCAGCGGGGACGCGGGGCTCGCGTGCAGCCTGGTGAAAAACCGCTATGTGCTGCCGGGCGCCGCGAGCAAGTTCTTCGCTGGCGCGATCATGGATTGCGGGACGATGAAGCTCAGGGTCAAGGACGCGCTGGTGGAGACGGCATCCGGCAAGCAGAAGCTGTTCGAGGAGGTGCTCTTCGGGTGCAGACGGGCGCTTTCACAGGTGGAGGCGATCGAGGCCATCAAGGAAATCGCCTGCGAGGTGGCGGGCGAGGAGGCCGCGCCCAAGCGGCAGGAGGCGGTGCATAAGGCGATCGCTGATTCGATTGAACAGTCGGGCACGGTGGACGTGCGCTTTATCGCGGATCAGGTCTACGCGGACGACGGCGAGCGCTGCGAAAGGTTCCACGAACAGATCTATCAAAGCGGCGTAGAGCCTGTGATCGAGATCGAGTCAAACCGCCTGAAAAATGCCTTTGAGCGCGTAAAGCTCTCGACGGACAACGGCATCACGATCACGATGAGCCGCAAAATCGCCGAAGATCAGCAGAGCTTCCGCGTCGTCAACCATCCGGACGGCTCGATCTCGATCGAGCTTTTGAACATCCAGAGCCTCAGGACGATGTAA
- a CDS encoding Gfo/Idh/MocA family oxidoreductase has protein sequence MRPIRWGILSTGMIAKNFAEVAQKLGGEVVVEAVASRTRKDAEAFAAAYGIPKAYGSYEALAEDPDVDIVYVATPHSRHYEDMMLLLRNGKHVLCEKSFTVSAAQAQAVYDCARGQNLLVVEAFWTKFLPIYREVERRVASGVIGDIRLVTAQYGYTTAREARKFDPALAGGALLDIGVYCIGFAAMILGYEPEEIGASLLLNRVGTDAYDAVTLRYDGAIAQLTSAIGANVPVFGGVYGTKGRIEIPDFKNPQRFTLLVDGREPETFELPFDVNGYEYQMREAQECLRAGRTHSEIMTPGQSVAVMRIMDEVRRQGGLRFPFEVQG, from the coding sequence ATGCGGCCGATTCGTTGGGGAATTTTATCTACGGGCATGATCGCCAAAAACTTTGCCGAGGTCGCGCAAAAGCTGGGCGGCGAGGTCGTCGTGGAGGCGGTTGCCTCCAGAACACGGAAGGACGCGGAGGCGTTTGCCGCGGCGTACGGCATTCCCAAGGCGTACGGCAGCTATGAGGCGCTGGCAGAGGACCCGGACGTGGACATCGTGTACGTCGCCACGCCGCATAGCCGGCATTACGAGGACATGATGCTCCTGCTCAGAAACGGCAAGCACGTGCTGTGCGAAAAGAGCTTTACGGTGAGCGCGGCGCAGGCGCAGGCCGTTTACGATTGCGCGCGCGGGCAGAACCTGCTCGTCGTCGAGGCTTTTTGGACGAAGTTCCTGCCGATCTATCGCGAGGTCGAGCGCCGTGTGGCCTCCGGCGTGATCGGCGATATCCGCCTGGTGACAGCGCAGTACGGCTACACGACCGCGCGTGAGGCGCGCAAGTTTGATCCGGCGCTCGCGGGGGGCGCGCTGCTGGATATCGGCGTGTACTGCATCGGCTTTGCGGCGATGATCCTCGGCTATGAGCCGGAGGAAATCGGCGCTTCGCTCCTCCTGAATCGCGTCGGGACGGACGCTTACGACGCCGTAACGCTGCGCTATGACGGCGCGATAGCCCAACTCACCAGCGCCATCGGCGCAAATGTGCCGGTATTCGGCGGGGTATACGGCACGAAAGGCCGCATCGAGATTCCGGATTTCAAAAACCCGCAGCGCTTTACGCTGCTCGTGGACGGGCGGGAGCCGGAGACGTTTGAACTGCCCTTTGACGTGAACGGGTATGAATATCAGATGCGCGAAGCGCAGGAATGCCTGCGCGCGGGGCGCACGCACAGCGAGATCATGACGCCCGGGCAGTCGGTCGCTGTCATGCGGATCATGGACGAGGTGCGCCGCCAGGGTGGGCTGCGTTTTCCCTTTGAGGTGCAGGGCTGA